Proteins encoded by one window of Bactrocera oleae isolate idBacOlea1 chromosome 4, idBacOlea1, whole genome shotgun sequence:
- the LOC106626779 gene encoding potassium voltage-gated channel subfamily KQT member 5 isoform X2, whose product MSLLGKSITYTRGSHRRDARYRIIQGRIYNFLERPRGVFAIAYHIMVFILIFTCLALSIFATINEYEKEASFSLYRLEVLVVFWLTLEFIVRLWAAGVRSRYQGLLGRFKFMTGTFCIIDLITIAASLIALAQGAPRRVFATSTLRALRFFQILRMLRMDRRGGSWKLLGSVVYAHRQELLTSVYIGFLGLTFSSFLVYLVERDVNEQFSNFAKALWWGVITMCTVGYGDAVPITWQGKVIGSIVTLLSYSFFALPAGILGSGFALKVQQQQRQKHMISRYQPAATLIQSAWRYYAADENSTAVATWKIHEIPIQMPSPTSSFKVQSPLRRLPSRRRRSQTIHSPVDIVHIESAKSGRYLSVFNDKSVESQDEEYTPKCNTLMKKHKIAIRFIRMLRFMVARRKFKEALKPYDVKDVLEQYAAGHADLLMRVKNIHARLDLILGGKRAPKIKDASKICLASRVVKMERQVSDIEDKLDLLIRQYMEDRRRKDNENVEQSNLTPVLEAVNMETINKREKENITAAVKQAKSANRTSLPSIVYQPHLPANINYPPHRDLKLPLPQQRPDSANDLGKVEEGDIFTEDDEYSDAMYASVEAYLGWT is encoded by the exons ATGTCGCTGTTGGGAAAATCTATTACATACACACGCGGTTCACATCGACGTGATGCACGTTACCGGATTATACAAGGtcgtatttataattttctggAGCGTCCACGTGGAGTTTTCGCAATCGCCTATCACATAATGGT ATTTATTTTGATCTTTACCTGCTTAGCCTTAAGTATTTTCGCCACAATCAACGAATATGAAAAAGAGGCATCATTTTCCTTATATCGTCTGGAGGTGTTGGTGGTATTTTGGCTCACGCTCGAATTTATTGTACG GCTATGGGCGGCAGGTGTACGTTCACGTTATCAGGGCCTTCTGGGACGCTTTAAGTTCATGACTGGCACGTTTTGCATCATAG atctCATTACCATCGCCGCTTCGTTAATTGCTTTGGCACAGGGTGCACCACGTCGTGTGTTTGCGACCAGCACTTTGCGTGCGCTCAGGTTCTTTCAGATATTGCGCATGTTGCGCATGGATCGACGTGGTGGTAGTTGGAAACTTTTGGGGAGTGTTGTCTATGCGCATAGACAG GAACTGCTCACATCTGTTTATATCGGTTTTCTCGGTCTCACTTTCTCCAGCTTTCTTGTTTATTTAGTTGAGCGAGATGTTAATGAGCAGTTCAGCAATTTCGCGAAAGCTTTATGGTGGGGTGTT ATCACAATGTGCACTGTAGGTTATGGCGACGCAGTGCCCATAACCTGGCAGGGTAAAGTCATTGGTTCGATTGTTACTTTGTTGAGCTATTCGTTCTTTGCGCTACCAGCG GGTATTTTGGGCAGCGGTTTCGCTTTGAAagtccaacaacaacaacgtcaaaAACACATGATAAGTCGTTATCAGCCCGCAGCCACATTAATACAGTCTGCTTGGCGTTATTATGCAGCGGATGAGAATTCTACTGCGGTGGCTACCTGGAAGATACACGAAATACCTATACAAATGCCAAGCCCCACTAGCTC GTTCAAAGTTCAAAGCCCCTTGAGACGTTTACCTAGTCGCCGCCGCCGTAGCCAAACCATACATTCTCCTGTCGATATTGTACATATTGAGTCAGCGAAGTCAGGTCGCTATCTTTCGGTCTTCAATGACAAATCTGTCGAAAGCCAAg atGAAGAGTATACACCAAAGTGCAATACGTTGATGAAGAAACATAAAATCGCTATCAGATTTATAAGAATG CTTAGGTTTATGGTTGCCCGTCGAAAATTCAAAGAAGCCTTGAAACCCTACGATGTGAAAGATGTGCTGGAACAGTATGCGGCTGGTCACGCCGACCTTTTGATGCGAGTAAAAAATATACACGCGAG ATTGGATCTGATATTAGGCGGCAAGCGTGCTCCAAAAATCAAGGATGCATCAAAAATCTGCTTAGCTTCCAGAGTGGTCAAAATGGAGAGACAA GTGTCCGATATTGAAGATAAATTGGATCTATTAATACGACAGTACATGGAGGATCGCAGACGAAAAGATAATGAAAACGTAGAACAGTCAAACTTGACGCCTGTACTCGAAGCAGTCAATATGGAGACAATCAACAAAAGAGAGAAAGAAAATATTACGGCAGCTGTGAAGCAGGCAAAAAGCGCCAATAGAACAAG tcTTCCCTCGATCGTCTATCAACCACACCTACCCGCGAATATAAATTATCCGCCACATCGAGATTTAAAATTACCACTACCACAACAAAGACCTGATAGCGCAA ATGATTTGGGCAAAGTAGAGGAAGGGGATATATTCACTGAGGACGATGAGTACAGCGATGCTATGTATGCATCAGTGGAAGCGTATTTGGGTTGGACTTGA
- the LOC106626779 gene encoding potassium voltage-gated channel subfamily KQT member 5 isoform X1, whose product MSLLGKSITYTRGSHRRDARYRIIQGRIYNFLERPRGVFAIAYHIMVFILIFTCLALSIFATINEYEKEASFSLYRLEVLVVFWLTLEFIVRLWAAGVRSRYQGLLGRFKFMTGTFCIIDLITIAASLIALAQGAPRRVFATSTLRALRFFQILRMLRMDRRGGSWKLLGSVVYAHRQELLTSVYIGFLGLTFSSFLVYLVERDVNEQFSNFAKALWWGVITMCTVGYGDAVPITWQGKVIGSIVTLLSYSFFALPAGILGSGFALKVQQQQRQKHMISRYQPAATLIQSAWRYYAADENSTAVATWKIHEIPIQMPSPTSSFKVQSPLRRLPSRRRRSQTIHSPVDIVHIESAKSGRYLSVFNDKSVESQDEEYTPKCNTLMKKHKIAIRFIRMLRFMVARRKFKEALKPYDVKDVLEQYAAGHADLLMRVKNIHARLDLILGGKRAPKIKDASKICLASRVVKMERQVSDIEDKLDLLIRQYMEDRRRKDNENVEQSNLTPVLEAVNMETINKREKENITAAVKQAKSANRTSLPSIVYQPHLPANINYPPHRDLKLPLPQQRPDSAIIFIDDLGKVEEGDIFTEDDEYSDAMYASVEAYLGWT is encoded by the exons ATGTCGCTGTTGGGAAAATCTATTACATACACACGCGGTTCACATCGACGTGATGCACGTTACCGGATTATACAAGGtcgtatttataattttctggAGCGTCCACGTGGAGTTTTCGCAATCGCCTATCACATAATGGT ATTTATTTTGATCTTTACCTGCTTAGCCTTAAGTATTTTCGCCACAATCAACGAATATGAAAAAGAGGCATCATTTTCCTTATATCGTCTGGAGGTGTTGGTGGTATTTTGGCTCACGCTCGAATTTATTGTACG GCTATGGGCGGCAGGTGTACGTTCACGTTATCAGGGCCTTCTGGGACGCTTTAAGTTCATGACTGGCACGTTTTGCATCATAG atctCATTACCATCGCCGCTTCGTTAATTGCTTTGGCACAGGGTGCACCACGTCGTGTGTTTGCGACCAGCACTTTGCGTGCGCTCAGGTTCTTTCAGATATTGCGCATGTTGCGCATGGATCGACGTGGTGGTAGTTGGAAACTTTTGGGGAGTGTTGTCTATGCGCATAGACAG GAACTGCTCACATCTGTTTATATCGGTTTTCTCGGTCTCACTTTCTCCAGCTTTCTTGTTTATTTAGTTGAGCGAGATGTTAATGAGCAGTTCAGCAATTTCGCGAAAGCTTTATGGTGGGGTGTT ATCACAATGTGCACTGTAGGTTATGGCGACGCAGTGCCCATAACCTGGCAGGGTAAAGTCATTGGTTCGATTGTTACTTTGTTGAGCTATTCGTTCTTTGCGCTACCAGCG GGTATTTTGGGCAGCGGTTTCGCTTTGAAagtccaacaacaacaacgtcaaaAACACATGATAAGTCGTTATCAGCCCGCAGCCACATTAATACAGTCTGCTTGGCGTTATTATGCAGCGGATGAGAATTCTACTGCGGTGGCTACCTGGAAGATACACGAAATACCTATACAAATGCCAAGCCCCACTAGCTC GTTCAAAGTTCAAAGCCCCTTGAGACGTTTACCTAGTCGCCGCCGCCGTAGCCAAACCATACATTCTCCTGTCGATATTGTACATATTGAGTCAGCGAAGTCAGGTCGCTATCTTTCGGTCTTCAATGACAAATCTGTCGAAAGCCAAg atGAAGAGTATACACCAAAGTGCAATACGTTGATGAAGAAACATAAAATCGCTATCAGATTTATAAGAATG CTTAGGTTTATGGTTGCCCGTCGAAAATTCAAAGAAGCCTTGAAACCCTACGATGTGAAAGATGTGCTGGAACAGTATGCGGCTGGTCACGCCGACCTTTTGATGCGAGTAAAAAATATACACGCGAG ATTGGATCTGATATTAGGCGGCAAGCGTGCTCCAAAAATCAAGGATGCATCAAAAATCTGCTTAGCTTCCAGAGTGGTCAAAATGGAGAGACAA GTGTCCGATATTGAAGATAAATTGGATCTATTAATACGACAGTACATGGAGGATCGCAGACGAAAAGATAATGAAAACGTAGAACAGTCAAACTTGACGCCTGTACTCGAAGCAGTCAATATGGAGACAATCAACAAAAGAGAGAAAGAAAATATTACGGCAGCTGTGAAGCAGGCAAAAAGCGCCAATAGAACAAG tcTTCCCTCGATCGTCTATCAACCACACCTACCCGCGAATATAAATTATCCGCCACATCGAGATTTAAAATTACCACTACCACAACAAAGACCTGATAGCGCAA TAATATTTATAGATGATTTGGGCAAAGTAGAGGAAGGGGATATATTCACTGAGGACGATGAGTACAGCGATGCTATGTATGCATCAGTGGAAGCGTATTTGGGTTGGACTTGA